A stretch of Aureispira sp. CCB-E DNA encodes these proteins:
- a CDS encoding toxin-antitoxin system YwqK family antitoxin, with translation MDTYKSIRLVFLLMVVFVLQSFEVAAFYTTELDEPTHSVPFYIGVVLLIFHLPFALASFFFAVNGHTYGIRKHADFKTGAAILWTINSLFFAGLIYIRTYIYPGAVLWGVPTLCFIIGSLRWRLPIFSWLLSTFYVITVILLVLGGTQNQYGFGPKDGVHKTYYDTDKKQIQSIQVYDFGRLDGISKEYYKNGQLRIARHYHLDTLDGAVREYYENGQLKVVYSNYKNKMHGWYQYYFENGQLAMKQSFKHGILHGVLQTYYPTGALNSEFVYNEGIKNGRCAVYYEQGQLKNTCQYKQGVGNYFSYYENGQLKIKGMLNLDRRVGKWESYHSNGELESVGNYILVDPKRSAKDDLWKHYYSNGQLKLVGRYKKGVREGKWFKYFDTGEQSDARDYSL, from the coding sequence ATGGACACCTATAAATCAATTCGTTTAGTATTCTTGTTGATGGTTGTATTTGTCTTGCAATCGTTTGAAGTTGCTGCATTTTATACAACAGAACTAGACGAGCCTACCCATTCGGTTCCTTTTTATATAGGAGTAGTCCTGTTGATATTTCACTTACCTTTTGCGTTGGCTTCTTTTTTCTTTGCTGTTAATGGGCATACGTATGGAATTAGGAAGCATGCAGATTTCAAAACAGGGGCTGCTATATTGTGGACAATCAATAGCTTGTTTTTTGCAGGACTAATTTATATAAGAACTTATATATATCCTGGTGCTGTACTTTGGGGAGTGCCTACTTTGTGTTTTATCATTGGCAGTTTACGTTGGAGACTACCAATTTTTAGTTGGCTGTTATCAACATTCTATGTAATAACCGTTATTTTATTGGTGCTAGGGGGAACCCAAAATCAATATGGATTTGGTCCCAAAGATGGTGTCCACAAAACTTATTATGATACCGATAAAAAGCAAATTCAATCCATTCAGGTCTATGATTTTGGTCGGTTGGATGGTATTTCTAAGGAATATTATAAAAATGGACAGCTGAGAATAGCACGTCATTATCACCTAGATACGCTGGATGGTGCCGTTCGAGAATACTATGAAAATGGGCAACTGAAGGTGGTCTATTCTAATTATAAGAACAAGATGCACGGATGGTATCAGTATTATTTTGAAAATGGACAATTAGCTATGAAGCAATCGTTTAAGCACGGTATTCTACATGGAGTTTTACAAACATATTATCCAACTGGAGCCCTCAATAGCGAATTTGTGTACAACGAAGGTATTAAGAATGGTCGCTGTGCGGTTTATTATGAGCAGGGGCAACTTAAAAATACTTGCCAATATAAGCAGGGGGTAGGTAACTATTTTTCTTATTATGAAAATGGACAACTGAAAATAAAAGGAATGCTAAACTTAGATCGTAGGGTAGGGAAATGGGAATCCTATCATTCCAATGGCGAACTAGAAAGTGTTGGGAATTATATACTCGTAGATCCTAAACGTTCTGCAAAAGATGATTTATGGAAGCATTATTACTCCAATGGACAATTAAAATTAGTTGGTCGTTATAAAAAAGGAGTCCGAGAAGGGAAGTGGTTTAAGTATTTTGATACTGGTGAACAAAGTGATGCCAGAGATTATAGCTTGTAA
- the metH gene encoding methionine synthase gives MINTTTVPTVNTLERLHKIVEQRIMVIDGAMGTMIQEYNLTEKDYRGKRFEDFHQDLKGNNDLLSITRPDVIENIHKAYLKAGADIIETNTFNANAISQEDYDLAELAYEMNVASAQCAKRATEYYNQLNPDRPRFVAGAIGPTSKTASMSPDVNDPGYRAVTFDDLVEAYYLQVRGLADGGADLFLVETIFDTLNCKAALFAIDKYCEDVGIQYPIMVSGTITDASGRTLSGQTVEAFWISVSHANLFSVGLNCALGATEMRPHVEALSNIADCYVSAYPNAGLPNEFGEYDQDGIEMSGYIKDFASSGFVNIIGGCCGTSPEHIQCMAEAVQGLPTRKKNEPSKYTQYSGLEPLIVRENLNFINVGERTNVTGSRKFARLIKNGNYEEALSVARQQVEGGAQVIDVNMDEGLLDSKQAMINFLNLIAAEPDISKLPIMIDSSKWEVIEAGLKCVQGKSIVNSISLKEGEEAFIKHAKLCKRYGAAMIVMAFDTEGQADTTERKVEICHRAYKILTEQVGVRPQDIIFDPNIFAIGTGIDEHANYGIYFIDACREIKRLMPNVKISGGVSNISFSFRGNNVIREAIHSVFLYHAVKAGMDMGIVNAGMMEVYEDIPQELLVLVEDLLFNRNPEATDRLMEYAEKVKGQGKKRTVDLSWREGTVEERLSHSLVKGITDYIVEDTKEAHAKYVSPLRVIEEPLMAGMDVVGDLFGAGKMFLPQVVKSARVMKQAVAYLTPFIEEEKKDAGGSSKGKILMATVKGDVHDIGKNIVGIVLACNNYEIVDLGVMVSCDAILKAARKEQVDIIGLSGLITPSLDEMVYVAKEMQRQGFDIPLMIGGATTSKTHTAVKIEPQYTNNIAVHVLDASRSVTVASSLLNENKNEQEAYVQGIRKEFDEVRLRRGNRKSAKKYLTYKKAKENKLQLDWENYTPPVPTFTGTKVFENFDLNTLRQYIDWTPFFTSWQLRGKYPAILTDDVVGTEAQKLFDDAQVLLDRIINEKWLTATAVIGFFPANSINDDDIEVYTDESRSQVAHTLRNLRQQRQKAPGQANFCLSDYIAPKETNVNDYIGAFAVTAGGNIEGWVKKFEEALDDYNAIMTKALADRLAEAFAECMHEQVRKLHWGYDQSESLSNDELIKERYVGIRPAPGYSACPEHTEKRTLFELLNVEAQTGITLTESCAMYPAASVSGWYFSHPESKYFGLGNIEKDQVEAYAQRKGMHTAEAERWLMPVLNYDI, from the coding sequence ATGATTAACACAACAACAGTTCCAACTGTTAACACACTCGAGCGTCTTCATAAAATTGTAGAGCAACGCATCATGGTCATTGATGGTGCAATGGGTACTATGATTCAAGAGTACAACTTGACGGAAAAAGACTATCGAGGCAAGCGATTTGAAGATTTTCATCAAGATCTTAAAGGTAATAATGACTTATTGTCTATAACGAGACCTGATGTTATCGAAAACATTCACAAGGCATACTTAAAGGCAGGTGCAGATATTATTGAAACCAATACCTTTAATGCCAATGCCATTTCGCAAGAAGACTATGATTTGGCAGAATTAGCCTATGAGATGAATGTTGCTTCTGCTCAATGTGCCAAACGTGCTACTGAATATTACAATCAACTGAATCCTGATAGACCTCGTTTTGTAGCAGGTGCCATTGGTCCTACTAGCAAAACAGCTTCTATGTCTCCTGATGTGAACGACCCAGGATATAGAGCCGTTACGTTTGACGATTTGGTAGAAGCTTATTATTTGCAAGTAAGAGGTCTAGCCGATGGAGGAGCAGATTTATTTTTAGTAGAAACAATTTTTGATACCTTAAATTGTAAAGCAGCACTCTTTGCTATTGACAAGTACTGTGAAGATGTAGGCATTCAATACCCCATTATGGTATCTGGAACCATAACAGATGCTAGTGGTCGAACGCTCTCTGGGCAAACAGTAGAAGCCTTTTGGATTTCGGTAAGCCATGCCAATTTATTTAGCGTTGGGCTAAACTGTGCGCTTGGTGCTACTGAAATGCGTCCACACGTAGAAGCATTATCTAATATTGCCGATTGTTATGTTAGTGCCTATCCCAATGCAGGATTGCCCAATGAGTTTGGAGAATACGATCAAGACGGTATAGAGATGAGTGGCTACATCAAGGATTTTGCTTCCAGTGGTTTTGTCAACATTATTGGAGGTTGCTGTGGAACATCTCCAGAACATATTCAATGTATGGCTGAAGCCGTGCAGGGTCTCCCTACTCGCAAAAAAAATGAACCGTCTAAATATACTCAATACAGTGGTTTAGAACCGTTGATTGTTCGAGAAAACCTAAACTTCATCAATGTTGGAGAACGTACTAATGTCACTGGTTCTCGTAAGTTTGCTCGTTTGATTAAAAATGGCAACTACGAGGAAGCTCTTTCTGTTGCTCGTCAACAGGTAGAAGGAGGGGCACAAGTTATTGACGTTAATATGGATGAAGGGCTTTTGGACTCTAAACAAGCCATGATTAACTTCTTGAATCTAATTGCGGCTGAGCCTGATATTTCTAAGCTTCCTATTATGATTGATTCTTCTAAATGGGAAGTAATCGAAGCTGGATTAAAATGCGTACAAGGAAAATCCATTGTCAACTCTATCTCTCTCAAAGAGGGAGAAGAAGCATTTATTAAGCATGCAAAACTATGCAAACGCTATGGTGCAGCAATGATTGTAATGGCTTTTGATACAGAAGGACAAGCAGATACAACCGAAAGAAAGGTAGAAATTTGTCATCGTGCTTACAAAATATTAACCGAACAAGTTGGCGTTCGTCCACAAGACATCATCTTTGATCCTAATATCTTTGCTATTGGGACAGGAATTGACGAACACGCCAATTATGGGATTTACTTCATCGATGCTTGCCGTGAAATTAAGCGTTTAATGCCTAATGTAAAGATTAGTGGTGGTGTTAGTAATATTTCGTTCTCCTTCCGTGGTAATAATGTCATTCGAGAAGCGATTCACTCTGTTTTCTTATACCATGCCGTAAAAGCAGGAATGGATATGGGGATTGTCAATGCAGGAATGATGGAGGTTTATGAAGATATTCCTCAAGAATTATTGGTCTTAGTAGAGGATTTGCTGTTCAATAGAAATCCTGAAGCAACCGACCGCCTAATGGAATATGCGGAGAAGGTAAAGGGGCAAGGTAAAAAACGTACGGTGGATTTATCTTGGCGTGAAGGAACTGTCGAAGAACGTTTGTCGCACTCTTTAGTAAAAGGTATTACAGATTATATCGTAGAAGATACCAAAGAAGCTCATGCCAAGTATGTTAGCCCACTCCGAGTTATTGAAGAACCTTTAATGGCGGGAATGGATGTTGTTGGGGATTTATTTGGAGCAGGAAAAATGTTTTTGCCACAAGTAGTCAAGTCAGCCCGTGTTATGAAACAAGCGGTAGCTTATTTGACACCTTTTATTGAAGAGGAAAAGAAAGATGCAGGTGGATCATCTAAAGGAAAAATTCTGATGGCAACCGTAAAGGGGGATGTGCATGATATTGGTAAAAATATTGTTGGGATTGTTTTGGCTTGTAACAATTATGAAATTGTTGATTTAGGTGTAATGGTTTCTTGTGACGCTATTTTAAAAGCAGCTCGCAAAGAACAAGTGGACATCATTGGCTTGAGTGGTCTGATTACTCCTTCTTTGGATGAAATGGTCTATGTTGCCAAAGAAATGCAGCGCCAAGGGTTCGACATTCCTTTGATGATTGGAGGGGCAACGACTTCTAAAACACATACTGCTGTAAAAATTGAGCCTCAGTATACTAATAATATTGCTGTTCATGTTTTAGATGCGTCTCGTTCTGTTACAGTTGCTAGTTCGTTATTAAATGAAAATAAAAATGAGCAAGAAGCCTACGTCCAAGGAATTCGAAAGGAATTTGATGAAGTTCGTTTGCGCCGTGGGAATCGAAAATCAGCTAAAAAATACTTGACCTACAAAAAAGCCAAAGAAAATAAACTCCAATTAGATTGGGAAAACTACACGCCTCCTGTTCCTACATTTACAGGAACAAAGGTATTTGAAAATTTTGATTTAAACACACTTCGCCAATACATCGACTGGACTCCTTTCTTTACTAGTTGGCAATTGCGAGGCAAATATCCTGCGATTTTAACAGACGATGTTGTTGGTACAGAAGCTCAAAAATTATTTGATGATGCACAGGTTCTTCTAGACCGCATTATCAACGAAAAATGGCTAACGGCTACTGCTGTTATTGGGTTCTTTCCTGCCAATAGCATCAACGATGATGATATCGAAGTTTATACCGATGAATCTCGCTCACAAGTGGCACATACGTTACGCAACTTGCGTCAACAACGCCAAAAAGCACCTGGACAGGCTAATTTCTGCCTGAGTGACTACATTGCTCCTAAAGAAACAAATGTCAACGATTATATTGGTGCATTTGCCGTAACCGCAGGGGGTAATATAGAAGGATGGGTCAAAAAGTTTGAAGAAGCATTGGACGATTACAATGCGATTATGACAAAAGCCTTGGCAGATCGTTTGGCAGAAGCCTTTGCAGAATGTATGCATGAGCAAGTCCGAAAGCTACATTGGGGCTATGATCAATCCGAAAGCTTGAGTAATGATGAGTTAATTAAAGAACGTTATGTAGGTATTCGTCCTGCGCCTGGCTATTCCGCTTGTCCTGAACACACCGAAAAACGCACGCTGTTCGAATTACTAAACGTTGAAGCGCAAACGGGTATTACTTTAACCGAAAGTTGTGCTATGTATCCTGCTGCGTCGGTAAGTGGTTGGTATTTTTCTCACCCAGAATCGAAGTATTTTGGATTAGGAAATATAGAAAAAGACCAAGTGGAAGCTTACGCCCAACGCAAAGGAATGCATACAGCAGAAGCAGAACGTTGGTTAATGCCTGTTTTAAATTATGACATTTAG